A section of the Thermogemmatispora onikobensis genome encodes:
- a CDS encoding DUF3311 domain-containing protein produces MVTRTEKRRWPLLLLIIPFIATLLPFFYNSYQPEFIGIPFFYWYQLLWTILGALVTAIVYWLSA; encoded by the coding sequence ATGGTTACCCGTACCGAGAAGAGACGCTGGCCTCTTCTCTTGCTCATCATCCCCTTCATTGCTACCCTGCTGCCCTTTTTCTACAACTCCTATCAGCCGGAGTTCATCGGCATCCCATTCTTCTACTGGTATCAGCTGCTCTGGACCATTCTCGGCGCGCTGGTCACTGCCATTGTTTACTGGTTGAGCGCTTGA
- a CDS encoding DUF1800 domain-containing protein, translating to MEEAASYEAPTWSHPAEQREPEPGTSSSTSESASTRLPRRRLLGLAGIGLGAAGLVTGGIALEQLWQQNHAAGAQADQQLIGHLLRRAGFGAGPAELALYRKLGFAAAVDRLLSYQHVPDDEMEQRLAALNLNLDRPQDQQRWWLLRMAWTQRPLLEKMVLFWHGVLTSSFRKVGGPRFYRRIVIQNQFLRERALDTFDNILLGITSDPAMLFYLDLTKSTRNAPNENYARELMELFTIGLGHYTQQDVTEGAAALSGWHVRGLSSYYNPASHSDRIKHFLGHSGNLDYRDVIAILADHPATPWFLARKLFSFFVYENPSEEDLQPLVTAYQHSNHSIGAVMRALLLSPQFASAKAYRSRLKSPVEFAVGAYRALGLQDDGSLLPQFTTLMGQTVFDPPNVGGWPGDKVSAFWLNSGTWMTRLNYVDLLLRRGLGRGTVRPLDLQALIEKNRLASPEAFVDYFAAFLLDGQLANDRRALLVSYLTAPAPGRQESVTFANGSAYPLSRVRDALYLLLASPEYQLN from the coding sequence ATGGAAGAAGCAGCGAGCTATGAGGCACCGACCTGGTCCCACCCGGCAGAGCAGAGAGAGCCGGAGCCGGGAACGTCTTCCTCAACCTCAGAATCAGCCTCGACGCGGCTGCCCCGGCGACGGCTCCTTGGGCTGGCGGGGATCGGCCTGGGAGCAGCCGGCCTGGTGACTGGAGGCATCGCCCTGGAACAGCTCTGGCAGCAGAACCACGCAGCTGGCGCCCAGGCTGATCAGCAACTCATCGGTCACTTGCTGCGGCGTGCGGGCTTTGGCGCTGGACCCGCGGAGCTAGCGCTCTATCGCAAGCTTGGCTTTGCCGCGGCGGTCGATCGCCTCCTGAGCTACCAACACGTCCCCGACGATGAGATGGAGCAGCGTCTGGCAGCCCTCAATCTCAATCTCGATCGGCCACAGGATCAGCAGCGTTGGTGGTTGCTGCGCATGGCCTGGACGCAGCGTCCGCTGTTAGAAAAAATGGTCCTTTTCTGGCATGGGGTGCTTACCAGCAGCTTTCGCAAAGTCGGCGGTCCGCGCTTCTATCGCCGCATAGTTATCCAGAACCAGTTTTTGCGCGAGCGTGCCCTCGATACCTTTGACAATATCCTGCTGGGAATCACCAGCGACCCTGCCATGCTCTTCTATCTCGATCTCACCAAGAGCACGCGCAACGCCCCCAATGAAAACTATGCGCGCGAGCTGATGGAACTATTCACCATCGGGCTGGGTCATTACACCCAACAGGATGTCACCGAAGGAGCGGCGGCCCTGAGTGGCTGGCATGTTCGGGGCCTCTCCTCTTATTACAATCCTGCCAGTCACAGCGACCGTATCAAGCATTTTCTGGGGCACAGCGGGAACCTGGATTATCGGGACGTCATCGCGATCCTCGCCGATCATCCAGCCACTCCCTGGTTTCTCGCGCGCAAGCTCTTCAGCTTCTTTGTCTACGAGAACCCGAGCGAGGAGGACCTCCAGCCGCTCGTCACTGCTTATCAGCACAGCAACCATAGTATTGGCGCGGTCATGCGTGCTCTCCTGCTCTCTCCGCAGTTCGCCTCGGCCAAAGCCTACCGTAGCCGACTCAAGTCGCCGGTTGAATTTGCCGTTGGTGCCTATCGAGCGTTGGGTCTCCAGGACGATGGCAGCCTGCTGCCGCAGTTCACCACACTCATGGGTCAGACCGTTTTTGATCCTCCCAATGTTGGCGGCTGGCCTGGTGACAAGGTCAGCGCTTTCTGGCTCAATAGTGGCACGTGGATGACGCGCCTCAATTACGTGGACCTTCTCCTGCGTCGTGGTCTGGGGCGCGGTACCGTTCGTCCGCTCGATTTGCAAGCGCTGATTGAGAAGAACCGGCTGGCCTCGCCCGAGGCCTTCGTCGACTACTTTGCGGCCTTCCTGCTCGACGGTCAGCTTGCCAACGACCGGCGGGCCTTGCTCGTCAGCTATCTCACTGCGCCGGCTCCGGGGCGGCAGGAGAGCGTCACCTTCGCCAATGGCAGCGCCTACCCGCTCAGCCGTGTGCGAGATGCTCTCTATCTACTCCTGGCCTCGCCGGAGTATCAGCTCAACTAA
- a CDS encoding DUF1501 domain-containing protein: protein MALSRRTLIKDGMLVVSAGMVMPSIFSRAVLSARAQAREGARLAQAASERTLIVVQLAGGNDGLNTVIPYTDTRYYQMRPTLAIKEAQVLPLDQRLGLHPEMAGFQKLWEAGHLAVIEGVGYPNQSLSHFQAMDIWQTLDLSGNGREGWLGKLVAGLVDQEGHPFKALEIGSQTALALSSLTAQVPTLSSLSSYRLNADPADHDGGASRLQALLKLYNSYPRTAPYAVLLETTALDAQAGAGRLQQAANTYKPAASYPQGPFAEGLKILAEVIVNDLGLRVGYITLGGFDTHANQQETHAQLVKTLSDGLYAFYTDLALHGKADQVVVMTWSEFGRRVEENGSLGTDHGTAAPMFIVGSAVNRGIFGEPPSLTNLDDNGNLKYTVDFRSVYATVLERWMGASARTVLGGSFGTQNFLSAS, encoded by the coding sequence ATGGCCCTGTCTCGTCGCACCCTGATCAAAGATGGTATGCTCGTCGTGAGCGCTGGCATGGTTATGCCCTCTATCTTCAGCCGTGCCGTGCTCTCGGCGCGTGCGCAGGCCCGTGAAGGGGCGCGGCTGGCCCAGGCGGCCAGCGAGCGTACCCTGATCGTCGTACAGTTAGCCGGTGGCAACGATGGTCTCAACACCGTCATCCCTTATACAGACACCCGCTATTACCAGATGCGCCCCACCCTGGCGATCAAAGAGGCCCAGGTACTGCCGTTAGATCAGCGGCTGGGCCTGCATCCCGAAATGGCAGGCTTCCAAAAGCTCTGGGAGGCCGGGCACCTGGCTGTCATCGAGGGAGTCGGCTATCCCAATCAAAGTCTCTCGCACTTCCAGGCGATGGACATCTGGCAGACCCTCGATCTCAGTGGCAACGGGCGCGAGGGCTGGCTAGGGAAACTTGTGGCCGGCCTTGTGGACCAGGAAGGTCACCCTTTCAAGGCGCTAGAGATCGGCAGCCAGACCGCGCTTGCCCTTTCATCGCTCACTGCCCAGGTCCCGACGCTCTCCAGCCTCAGCTCCTACCGTCTCAACGCTGACCCAGCCGATCACGATGGCGGGGCCTCGCGCCTGCAGGCTCTGCTCAAGCTCTACAATTCCTATCCGCGGACTGCGCCTTATGCTGTGCTGCTGGAGACCACCGCCCTTGACGCCCAGGCGGGTGCGGGGCGCCTGCAGCAAGCGGCCAACACCTACAAGCCTGCGGCAAGCTATCCCCAGGGTCCTTTTGCCGAGGGACTCAAGATTCTTGCGGAAGTCATTGTCAACGATCTGGGCCTGCGTGTCGGCTACATCACTCTGGGTGGCTTCGACACCCATGCCAACCAGCAGGAGACCCATGCCCAGCTTGTCAAAACCCTCTCCGACGGCCTCTATGCCTTCTACACGGACCTCGCTTTGCACGGCAAAGCTGATCAAGTTGTCGTCATGACCTGGTCCGAGTTTGGGCGACGTGTTGAAGAAAATGGCAGTCTGGGGACCGATCATGGAACAGCTGCCCCCATGTTCATCGTCGGCAGCGCTGTCAATCGCGGCATTTTTGGGGAGCCGCCGTCACTGACGAATCTGGACGACAACGGGAATCTAAAATACACGGTTGATTTCCGCTCGGTCTATGCCACCGTATTAGAGCGCTGGATGGGAGCCTCGGCGCGCACTGTCCTGGGAGGCTCCTTCGGCACACAAAATTTCCTCTCGGCCTCATAG
- the mctP gene encoding monocarboxylate uptake permease MctP, whose protein sequence is MVNVVALSVFIVFFILVTVLGFVAARWRRGDLSLLNEWGLAGRRFGTVITWFLLGGDLYTAYTFVAVPGLMFNSGATGFFAVPYTIVAYPLVYLLMPRFWSVAKKHGYITASDFVRDRFGSSTLALVVAFTGILATMPYIALQMFGIEVSIAQMGVPVEAALIIAFLILAAYTYTSGLRAPAMIALVKDLMIFTVMIVAIIVIPIKLGGFDHIFAAAHTKHLNAIAQGTTFRDLLTTPQAQMAYATLALGSALALFLYPHAMTGVLSSSSRQVVKRNAALLPLYSLMLGLLALLGYMAIAAGTGVTSQPAFHSYKANGAVPSLMSWAFPDWFAGFAFAAISIGALVPAAVMSIAAANLFTRNIYKEYFRPNCSDREESTVAKVVSLVVKFGALLFILLVPATDIINFQLLGGVWIIQTLPPVFLGLYTNWMHRWAMIIGWVGGMVTGTWMAVANNFASSVFTISLGNVKIAAYIAVYSLLVNLVLTLILTPVFRALGVPSGKDNTQPADYEEEGLAALPKEPLMEELA, encoded by the coding sequence ATGGTCAATGTCGTTGCTTTAAGCGTCTTCATTGTATTTTTCATTCTTGTCACCGTGCTGGGCTTCGTTGCCGCTCGCTGGCGTCGCGGTGATCTGAGCCTGCTGAACGAGTGGGGGCTGGCTGGTCGACGCTTCGGGACCGTGATCACCTGGTTCCTCCTGGGCGGCGACCTCTACACGGCCTACACCTTCGTGGCTGTGCCGGGCCTCATGTTCAATAGTGGAGCCACCGGCTTCTTCGCTGTCCCCTACACGATTGTGGCCTATCCCCTGGTCTATTTGTTGATGCCGCGCTTCTGGAGCGTCGCCAAGAAGCATGGCTATATCACCGCTTCGGACTTTGTCCGCGATCGCTTCGGGAGCAGCACCCTCGCCCTGGTGGTCGCTTTCACTGGCATCCTGGCAACGATGCCTTACATCGCCCTCCAGATGTTCGGTATCGAGGTCTCGATCGCTCAAATGGGGGTCCCGGTTGAGGCCGCTCTGATTATCGCTTTCCTGATTCTGGCCGCTTATACCTATACCAGCGGCTTGCGCGCGCCTGCGATGATCGCTCTGGTCAAGGATTTGATGATCTTTACGGTGATGATCGTGGCGATCATCGTGATCCCCATTAAGCTGGGCGGCTTCGACCATATTTTCGCAGCGGCCCACACTAAGCACCTGAACGCGATTGCTCAGGGCACGACCTTCCGCGATCTGCTGACAACTCCCCAGGCCCAGATGGCCTACGCGACTCTGGCTCTCGGCTCGGCCCTCGCTCTCTTCCTCTACCCCCACGCGATGACGGGGGTGCTTAGTAGCAGCAGTCGCCAGGTGGTCAAGCGCAATGCTGCCCTGCTGCCCCTTTATTCGCTGATGCTGGGCCTGCTGGCCCTGCTCGGCTATATGGCCATCGCTGCCGGCACCGGGGTCACAAGCCAGCCCGCTTTCCATAGCTATAAGGCTAATGGCGCCGTGCCTTCGCTCATGAGCTGGGCTTTCCCCGACTGGTTTGCGGGTTTCGCTTTCGCCGCTATCTCCATCGGGGCCTTGGTTCCTGCCGCAGTGATGTCGATCGCTGCCGCCAACCTCTTCACGCGCAATATCTATAAGGAGTACTTCCGCCCGAATTGCTCGGACCGCGAGGAGTCGACAGTGGCGAAGGTGGTCTCGCTGGTGGTGAAATTCGGCGCCCTGCTCTTTATCTTGCTGGTGCCGGCTACCGATATTATCAATTTCCAGCTCCTGGGTGGGGTCTGGATTATTCAGACGCTTCCCCCTGTCTTCCTGGGTCTCTATACCAACTGGATGCACCGCTGGGCGATGATTATCGGCTGGGTCGGCGGCATGGTGACTGGCACCTGGATGGCGGTGGCCAATAACTTCGCCTCCTCGGTCTTCACGATCTCTCTCGGCAATGTGAAGATCGCCGCCTATATCGCCGTCTATTCGCTGCTGGTCAACCTGGTCTTGACGCTGATCCTGACCCCGGTCTTCCGTGCCCTGGGGGTTCCTTCGGGGAAGGACAATACGCAGCCTGCCGATTATGAGGAGGAGGGGCTGGCTGCTCTACCCAAGGAGCCTTTGATGGAGGAGCTGGCCTGA